The Drosophila sulfurigaster albostrigata strain 15112-1811.04 chromosome 3, ASM2355843v2, whole genome shotgun sequence genomic sequence aattttttgaaCGGCttcgaaatatattatttttgtaacaCAAGTGGCTGTTTAAAATAGCGCGccactttattgaaaatgttgtgTAGTTTCTAGCAGAGTGTAACCAGGTGGCAATTATCGCAGCtttgaattttggtatatcttgGTGATAAAacgtatattttcaataactAGGTTGCGGGCACATATCGACAAATAAAACAGCTTTGAGAAAGCTCttttttaagaaacaaaacaCCCATACATAGGTCTCTCTCTCGGCAgatagattttttttattaaacactctcacaatttaacaaataaaaaagacgCCGAAGTAGTTACGTTTTTTTATTGCTATAACGTAGAATAAGAGACGcatcttttgttttgcaacgTGTACGTACGTGGTCTAATAACTAAGGTAAAAGCAAGCGAAGCGAATGCAAAAGTGAAAGTCCCAGAAAAAGTacaaagagagatagagagagaaagaaagagagagagagaacggtGAAAAAGAGCCTGGGTGAGAGAAAAACGATTTTTTCAGAGAACAACGCGGATTTTCGTACATTCGCTgagcgtgtgagtgtgtatgagtgagtgagtgtgtggaCTGGACAGACAGGGAAACGTGTGAGctgagcaaagcaaagcagagcagagtagaAAAGAAGAACCTGGTGAGTACAATTTTCTTCACATGCCTGTTTGcaattggtatttttgtatttgttgtaattgtacgtctatttgatttgttgttgtatttatatttctattttttgtgtttttttgttgtatttgcattttcaattgaagccgaaaataatttgaaagcagaaacgcaacgcaacgcagcgcaaaggcaacggcaacggcgcCAAAGGCGATACAAGAAAAAACGAGGAAAcgagcgagcagcagcaacaacaattgcaaaaacatcagcataatagcaacaacaataagaacaagaacaacaacaataacgagcAAAAGAAGACAGCGCGCTGCCGAAGACCGTCAAAATTCTCAGCCACAGCCAGCACCACCACCACAACCACACACCACCTTACAGCACCTGCACCCTATTAGCTGCCACCACGCTCCACCACAAACAGCCAGCAGCCATTATGTTCGTCAATTCGATGACGTTCCGTGGAAATCCGGCTAActaccatcagcagcagccgacGCTTAATCATCATACGctcgctgctgccgccgcccatcatcagcagcagctgcatcatCATGCCGCTGCCACCGCGGGCCATCTCGGTCACGGCATCTCTGGCGGCGGCCATGCCGCCAGCAATCATTTGGCGGCAGCCGCCGTGCTCGGACGCCATGGACATGGCTCGCTGAATGCGGCTGGCGGCGGTGGAGGCGGTCACACATCGGGCTCATCGCATTCGAGTGGCGCGTTGGCAGCGGCCAGCGgaagcagcggcggcagcagcaatagtTCACCGGATAGCGGCAAGATTTACATCAAGAATCTGGAGCGTTCAATTGATAACAAGGCAGTGTATGAGACATTTTCGGTGTTTGGCAACATCCTCAACTGTAATGTGGCCAAGGATGAAGAGGGCAACTCTCGTGGATATGGCTTTGTGCATTTCGATACGGAGGAGGCCGCTCGGGCGGCCATTGAGAAGGTCAATGGCATGCTATGCAATAATCAGAAGGTGCATGTGGTCAAGTTTATACCACGGCGGGATCGCGAACAGGAGAAGGCCACCCATTTCAAGAATCTGTATGTGAAGAATCTAAGCGAGGAGTTCACCGAGCAGCATTTGCGTGAAATGTTTGAGCCTTATGGTCGCATCACCAGTCACAAGGTGCGTATGCGTGTAATGATTCCACAAATCCATGGGCGGCAGCAGCAAGGAGGCGGTGTCAGTTGCGGTGCTATGTAGTAATCGCGATTCTTGACCGTGGGGGGTGGTGCGCATATATATTGAGAGCCAATTGCACATAATAAACCATGTGGCACAGTTAGCTCAACTCTTAAGTCAATAGCAAAAGCTGCTCTCTCAGCACTCTCGCTCAGCAATTGTCTCTTAGTATGCGCTCCGGCGCTGCCACTGCGCATGCCCAGCCTCAACCTCACAGCACGAAGAGGGAGGAATCTCAACTGCCGCCCACTCGTGtgtcaattgcaattggcatTTGCAATTCATTATCCATTATCATTATTTGTCTAACCAATTTGATCGTTGCAGCTCATGCTAGATGAGGAGGGACGCTCGCGCCGTTTTGGATTTGTGGCATTCGAGAATCCACAATCGGCGCTGGCCGCCGTCATTGGATTGCATGGCAAGCAGCTGGGTGACAACAAGTTCTTGTATGTGGCACGGGCACTCAGCAAGAACGAGCGACAGCAGGAGATCAATCGCAAGCTGGAGGAGCGTAAACGTCAAAAGGCCGGTCAAATATTCTACTattaaacgaaaaacaaaaacagcaactaTTGGCAACAATATAATATTGGGCTGCCCTTCGTCATGAAATCGTAGAGGAGCGAGCGATATAATGGAGAAAAAACAGAAGTTTATTTAGAGATACATCCCCctttaacacacacatacagcccCCCTCTAGATccttacaatatatatatgcatctagctatatatatttatgagtATATAATGTGtctatatactaaaatacaaattatattgtgCAACTAAAcagagaacaaaacaaaacaaaaaaaaaacacagttgAAGAAAAGGAAATAATGCAATACACAAGCACAGAAGAGACATGCAATTACATTTAGGCATAGGCAAACCCCCTTCCCacacacccaacacacacacactcccccTTTAACAGAAAACATACTAGCAGCTGAATTCTGCAGCTGTGTAGAAAAGAATTGAGTGGAAACCAAAATCCGATTTCTATCGCATCGTAGAAATGGTATTATGCAAATTCGCTAGTTTTTCTTTAACTTCCCTTTTCGATTAGATGTTTGTCTCTTGTTGAATTTTGATGAGGAGATTAATGATGCTTCTAGACAACAAACAGAGTgcgtaaatgcaaaatacaattCTAATCCATAAATATTACTTATAGAACACGCAATTAGCAAGTGAAATCTAAGATCGAGATCGATGAGAGACAGAAGCGTAGCTACACCATGTTCTGCATATGgttgaaaataatgaatatttacaCGTACtatattaatgaaaaacaaaaaagaaaaaaatcaaataaatgaaaaaaaaaaatgcaaattacacaattgatgtaaaattctataaacaattaaagcaCCCACTTTACGTATATaaaggaaacaaaaacaaaaaaaaaaaatacaaaaaacattaCACGCTGTAGTTTAAAAGCGTTTATAATAATactcacacatatacacacatacacacgaaCACAATGTCTAATgctaatttttttaaaagagcaacaattgaaaaacaaaacataaataaaaacagcagcaacaacaataacaacaagggAAACTCTTGTGGgcagttattgttgttgcggcaGTTAACACGACACTTGATGagtattaaacatttttagcaattacaaaacatttttgtaatttattgtaaattgtttcaagtagctaaaaaacaaacaaacaaaaacaaaaaataaataacaaaaacattcaaaacagcagcaggagcagacacaaaacagaaacaattcaaaaagcaaaacattaaGTAAATGACGAAACAATATGTAACACAATAAGGCAAatgtttaaaaacaattttagaaAAACATATACACgtaacacacaaacacacacataggaATGAAACgacaagaaaaacaagaaaatggaaaaagcGATGAATAGCAAAGCGTGTAAACAAAGCTCAgcacatttataaattaaccGGAAAAAGCAAATACtacattaataatttaagattattgagcttaatttttaaaacaaaaggcaaaaacaaaaccaagaATGTTtcaaaaaacgcaaaaaacaaaatggaaacccccaaaataataattaaacactcgaacaaatttgtatagttaaaaaaagagaacacataaacagagaaaaacaaaaaaaaaacaattgaaaaatatagtaattaaataaatcacaaacCTTAAGCCCCcataattacacacacacagagagacaccttaaaatatttatttttatgaattattgaAATGATACCTTGTTTGATTCGAGTTTAAGAGCTGCTAAACAAAATATTCGTCAGCtaaagttatatatataatttacagGAAATTTGGTAGTATTAATatactcacatacacacacacacactgacacacgcaATATGAATTtagaaaaatggaaaaatatttatgcaaaatgtacaaaaaaaaaaaaaacaagaaatctTTTCGTTTGCAAAGCAAATGCGAcatatgtgtatttttatcattaattgtaataaaacggaaacttaattgcttttgcagaatttaactaaaaaaaagaaaatgaaaaatccgATAACTATGATTATgaatagaatgaaaaaaaaagaaaaacaaaaagataacCTTGAAATATAACCTTTTATAGTACTAAATTTTTAGCCAGTACGATTTAAACGAACGTAATGTAAACGTTAATGCAAAATTATACatgatatatatatgcatatttacaaGGCGAAAACccgaaaacaaaaccaaaatcgaatgaaagaaaaacaaaaaaactttaaaaacacaattccaaaatttataataaatactctattttgcacattttgctAAATGAGAcattaattacaaa encodes the following:
- the LOC133843802 gene encoding polyadenylate-binding protein produces the protein MFVNSMTFRGNPANYHQQQPTLNHHTLAAAAAHHQQQLHHHAAATAGHLGHGISGGGHAASNHLAAAAVLGRHGHGSLNAAGGGGGGHTSGSSHSSGALAAASGSSGGSSNSSPDSGKIYIKNLERSIDNKAVYETFSVFGNILNCNVAKDEEGNSRGYGFVHFDTEEAARAAIEKVNGMLCNNQKVHVVKFIPRRDREQEKATHFKNLYVKNLSEEFTEQHLREMFEPYGRITSHKLMLDEEGRSRRFGFVAFENPQSALAAVIGLHGKQLGDNKFLYVARALSKNERQQEINRKLEERKRQKAGQIFYY